A genomic region of Candidatus Methanoperedens sp. contains the following coding sequences:
- a CDS encoding DEAD/DEAH box helicase, translating into MELMSKQHFVPGLVSSDKNGQSFARWQYVLNDQDDMIRMSMLARGMPPICRSILLNGSPNNPEALLSDYINSAVDGCIRRWIPISEIRSKTSSISSAWLESLSTGQPIKTNTHGLKNLSEGIRSWGRPIYEVERSGFRTCFRLDPPAPDVDDSWSLRYFLQASDDPSLLVPADDVWRESRDTLSFLKRKFDHPQEKLLADLGKASRLFLPIEDSLNAARPVAAELRTQQAYTFLKEAAPLLSESGFGVLIPPWWNKGAAKTQLGIKLSVKPKREQKTGKGIFTFDSIINYNWQLAVGGEAISEEEFQHLSSLKEPLVRIRGQWVELKKDEIDAAIKFFRSKNSGEMKLSEAMKLSIGQGESETGLKISGFEAKGSLSSLFEQLSGRKGIMQIRQPDSFSGELRPYQVKGFSWLAFLRQYGLGACLADDMGLGKTIQLLALLLKDKEEGNKRPTLLICPTSVVGNWQREAKKFAPSLRVLVHHGISRKKKEFIKEVPNYDLVISTYALTHRDEDVLDKVEWNGVVLDEAQNIKNSSTRQSQAVRRIKAGYRVALTGTPVENRLSELWSIMEFLNPGYLGSAAGFRRTFALPIERYNDKEAGLRLRNIITPFVLRHLKTDSSIIKDLPDKIEIKEHCNLTKEQATLYEAVVKDMLRKIENSEGIERKGAVLSALMRLKQVCNHPAQFLGDGSSIPERSGKLNRITGMLEEVLAEGDSVLIFTQFAEMGSMLKAHFQKVFGQEILFLHGGVNQKQRDQMVMRFSEKNGPRIFILSLKAGGVGLNLMRASHVFHFDRWWNPAVENQATDRAFRIGQTKNVQVHKFICDGTLEEKIDEMIEVKKELAENIIGTGEGWLTEMTTRQLKELFMLRREAVADE; encoded by the coding sequence GATCGATCCTCTTAAATGGATCACCAAACAATCCCGAAGCATTATTATCTGATTATATAAACTCGGCTGTGGATGGGTGCATCCGGCGATGGATCCCTATTTCTGAAATCCGGTCTAAAACATCAAGCATCTCATCAGCATGGTTAGAATCCCTTTCAACAGGCCAACCCATAAAAACCAATACACATGGACTAAAAAACCTGTCTGAAGGAATAAGATCATGGGGCAGACCAATATACGAAGTAGAGAGATCCGGATTTCGCACATGTTTTCGTCTCGATCCACCTGCACCGGATGTTGATGATAGCTGGAGCCTTCGGTATTTCCTCCAGGCATCGGATGACCCGAGCCTTCTTGTTCCGGCAGATGACGTCTGGAGAGAATCTCGTGATACGCTCTCATTCCTGAAACGAAAATTCGACCACCCTCAGGAAAAACTTCTTGCTGACCTGGGAAAAGCCTCACGCTTATTCCTTCCGATTGAAGATAGCCTGAACGCGGCAAGGCCCGTTGCTGCAGAACTCAGGACGCAGCAGGCATATACATTTTTGAAAGAGGCGGCGCCCCTGCTATCTGAAAGCGGTTTTGGTGTTCTTATTCCACCATGGTGGAATAAAGGGGCAGCAAAGACACAGCTCGGGATAAAATTGAGCGTAAAACCAAAGCGCGAGCAAAAGACCGGAAAAGGAATATTTACGTTTGATTCGATAATAAATTACAACTGGCAGCTTGCAGTTGGCGGTGAAGCCATAAGTGAAGAAGAATTTCAACATCTTTCAAGCCTCAAAGAGCCGCTTGTACGCATACGCGGGCAATGGGTGGAGCTCAAAAAAGATGAAATTGATGCCGCAATAAAATTCTTCAGGTCAAAAAATTCCGGTGAAATGAAGTTAAGTGAAGCCATGAAGCTAAGTATCGGACAGGGCGAGTCCGAAACAGGTCTTAAAATCTCTGGATTTGAGGCAAAAGGAAGCCTGTCCTCCCTGTTTGAACAATTATCCGGGCGCAAAGGAATAATGCAAATCCGACAGCCTGACAGTTTTAGCGGAGAACTTCGCCCCTATCAGGTGAAAGGTTTTTCATGGCTTGCATTTTTGAGGCAGTATGGGCTTGGAGCATGCCTTGCTGATGATATGGGGCTTGGAAAGACCATTCAGCTCCTTGCCCTCTTATTAAAAGACAAGGAAGAAGGAAACAAAAGACCGACACTCCTTATATGTCCTACTTCTGTAGTCGGGAACTGGCAAAGGGAAGCAAAGAAGTTTGCCCCTTCTCTTCGCGTCCTTGTGCATCACGGTATTAGCCGGAAGAAGAAAGAATTCATTAAAGAAGTTCCCAATTACGATCTTGTGATAAGCACTTATGCGCTTACACACAGGGACGAGGATGTGCTTGATAAGGTTGAATGGAATGGCGTAGTCCTTGATGAAGCGCAAAACATCAAGAACTCATCAACCAGGCAATCCCAGGCCGTGAGGCGGATAAAAGCCGGATATCGCGTTGCTCTTACCGGAACGCCTGTTGAGAACCGGTTGAGCGAGTTATGGTCCATCATGGAATTCCTGAATCCGGGTTATCTTGGCTCTGCTGCTGGTTTCAGAAGGACTTTTGCTCTTCCGATTGAGCGATATAATGATAAGGAAGCCGGATTGCGCCTGCGTAACATTATCACGCCTTTTGTGCTTCGCCACCTGAAAACAGACTCTTCGATAATTAAAGACCTCCCCGATAAGATCGAAATCAAAGAACATTGCAACCTCACAAAGGAGCAGGCTACGCTCTATGAGGCGGTTGTAAAGGACATGCTAAGAAAGATCGAGAACTCTGAAGGAATCGAAAGAAAAGGTGCTGTGCTTTCTGCTCTTATGAGGCTCAAGCAGGTTTGCAACCACCCGGCGCAGTTTCTTGGCGATGGCTCTTCCATCCCGGAGCGCTCAGGAAAGTTGAACCGGATAACCGGGATGCTTGAAGAAGTGCTGGCAGAAGGTGATTCAGTCCTGATATTTACGCAGTTTGCCGAAATGGGCAGTATGCTAAAAGCTCATTTCCAGAAGGTTTTCGGGCAGGAGATACTCTTTTTGCATGGGGGGGTAAACCAGAAGCAAAGAGATCAGATGGTCATGCGGTTCTCGGAAAAAAATGGCCCAAGGATTTTCATACTCTCTCTAAAAGCAGGCGGTGTGGGTCTAAATCTTATGCGTGCAAGCCATGTGTTCCATTTTGACAGGTGGTGGAACCCGGCAGTTGAGAACCAGGCTACAGACAGGGCTTTTCGTATCGGGCAGACAAAGAACGTACAGGTTCATAAATTCATCTGCGACGGGACGCTTGAAGAAAAGATAGATGAGATGATAGAGGTAAAGAAAGAGCTTGCAGAGAATATCATTGGTACTGGTGAAGGATGGCTGACAGAGATGACTACCAGGCAGTTGAAGGAATTGTTCATGCTCAGACGCGAGGCGGTGGCTGATGAATAA